In the Desulfuromonadaceae bacterium genome, CGGGGCACCGGCCACTAATTGTATATTCTGTATATTTCGAATTCACGACTTATGCCAAGAAAGCGTCTATTCCAGATATTCATATACATTAATAATGGAGTAGCAAAAGATAATGTGTGTGAAAAAATGAATAATTCTTATTTATTTCCGATACCTGGCGGCAATAACAATAGCACCGGAAATTGGCATTTCAATAAAAAGTTCTAATTTACCTTCTAGTCGAAAAAAAAAGACGGGACCCCGGTCCCGTCTTTTCGCGTGTGTATTGTTTGCTATATGGCATTTTCCAGTCGTGTCCCAACGTTGACAATATCGGGACACGACTAAAAAGCAGAATATCCTTATAATTGATCAGAATTCAATGTTCGGACGTAAAATGATGGTGTATTCGGAGTCGTTCGGGCCGCGGTAACGCAGGCTGTAGCGGGCGGAACTTTCCCAGATAAAACCGAGGTCGAGGGAGAGCCCGAGATCGAAGTTTTTCAGCGGATATTTTTTGCCAATGGTCACTTCCTGACGGATAAAGCGGCCATCGTTCAGCGAAAAATCGCTTTGCAGGTTGATGTTACTGTTGGGGAGCAGCGCAAAAACGGGGCTGTCGAAGTCGAGGTTGTTGCGCCGCATGCCGATGTAGGCAGAATCTGCAATCCCTTGATTTTCATGCAGCGTGCTGCCGACGCGGAAGCTCCAGCGATGGATGACGTTGGCGAATTCGCGATCACCTTTGAGCTTCCACTCGACCTGCAACCATTTGTCGTTGATCAGTTCATTGTCTTTGATGTGCTGGTCGCCGACACTGAACATCCAGCCCATATAGCCCTTGTTGGTTGCCTTGCGCTCTTCTCCGGGGCGAACCAGGGTTACCACGTTGCCGAAAAAAAAGGTCAGGGCATACGGTTCCTGGAAGCCGGCGGTGAGTGATTCAATCAGATTGCTGTCGCCGAACTTCCCTTTGTCATAGTGACGACGATGATTCTTTTTCAGGTAGACACCGAGAATCGGCAGTGGGTCGACGCTTAATTCGAGCAGAAAAAAATGTGGCGGCCACGAAGTCAGGAGGAGTTGACGATAGATATCGATTTCATTCGTAACGTTGAGGTCGGGAACCGGATCATCGGTGAGTGGCACAAAAAATCCGACATTTGAGTAGTAGGCGTCTGGTTCGACAACGATTTCCAGCGCTGGTGTTGGCGGTTCGCTGCCAAGCGCGACGCACGGGTTGAAGGTGAGGCCGAAAAAAATCAGTAACGACAGCCGGAAGGCGTATTTTAATGAACGGTTGCGGCGTGGGGAAACCATAAATTTTCCAAGGGGGAAGAGCTGAAGTTGTTCTCTGCGTGAAGATAGCAGCCGGATCGGTTAATTTCAAGATGGAACCGTCGCGGTAATTGACGACTGCTGCTGGCTGTGCTTTAATTGGCCCCTGGTGATATGATGATAACGGCATTATTGGGCCTCGGCTCAAATCTTGGAGACCGGGAAGCATATTTGGTTGCGGCGCGTGCGGATCTGGAAGCACATCCGCGCATCCGCCTTGACCGTTCGTCCGGTCTCTTTAATACCGCTGCGGTTGGCGGACCGCCGAATCAGCCGGATTATTTGAATGCGGTGTTGCTGGTCGTTACATCACTCCCCCCGGCGGTGTTACTGGCCTGTTGCCAGGAACTTGAACAGCGCGCCGGTCGTGAGCGCCAGATTCGCTGGGGAGCACGCACCCTTGATGTTGATCTGCTCTGTTATGATGCGCTGGTACTCAATGAGCCCGATTTGCAGCTGCCCCACCCCCGGTTGCATGAGCGCCGTTTTGTTTTGGAACCGTTGTGTGACCTGGTGCCGGATTGGCCGCATCCGGTGTCTGGCGAGACGTTCGCCTCATTATTAAACAAACTTCCCGTCTCCGGAGTCCAGCGCTTGCGGACAATATGGTAGCAAAATGATTCGATTACTGATTTTTGGCGCATTGGCCTGGATCGTTTACTCACTGGCAAAAAGATGGCTGCGCACGGTCCTGCCTCCGTCAACCGCCACGCAGGGTCCGCTCTCCCGCCAAGGGGAACCGATGGTCGAGGATCCGCAGTGCGGAACATTTATTCCGACGGATGCGGCGATCAGTGCTACGGTCGCGGGGAAGAAAATTTATTTCTGTTCCAAAGAGTGTTGTGATACCTATCTGAAAACCCACTGAAAAGCTTTTTTGCGGAGGACCAATGAAATTTTTTATCGATACTGCCGAAGTTGACGAGATTCGCGCGGCTAATGAACTGGGACTGGTTGACGGCGTAACGACCAACCCTTCGCTGATCGCCAAGAGCGGTCGTGATTTTTACGAAGTTATTCGGGAGATTGCAACGATCGTCTCCGGCCCGATTTCCGCCGAGGTGATTGCCCTCGATGCGGAAGGGATGGTGGCGGAGGGGCGCGAGCTGGCGAAGCTGGCCCCCGGCCAGATCGTCATCAAGTTGCCGATGACCGAAGCGGGGCTCAAGGCCACGCGCATTTTTTCTGCCGAAGGGGTCAAAACTAATGTGACGTTAGTGTTCTCGCCACTCCAGGCGTTGCTGGCTGCCAAAGCCGGGGCCACCTATGTGTCACCGTTTGTCGGTCGTCTCGACGACATCGGCCACGACGGCATGGAAGGGGTCGAACAGATCCGCGCACTCTTTGTCAATTACGGTTATGACACCGAGATCATCGTCGCATCGGTGCGTGGACCGCAACATGTCCTCAGTGCCGGGCTGATCGGCGCGGATATCTGCACAATTCCCTATGGCGTGATCAAGCAGCTGGCCAAACACCCGCTGACCGATATCGGCATCGAAAAATTTCTTGCGGACTGGAAAAAAACGCAAGAGTAATGCCCGCCTCGAGGCACGGCAAGGGTTAAAAACTTTCGGTTAACCGTGAGAATGAAACAGAAAGAGCCCGCAACGGTGATGATCCGTCTCGGGCTCTTTTCGTTCAAGGTGAAATCGCCATGCTGCCGCGTTTTGACCATTATAAATTCCGCGATTTATCAGCGATTTGCAAAATATCAGTCATCTGTACCGGAGCCTTTCGGGGTCATTCCCTGGGGCGGGGTGTTTCCGGACAGGTACAATTCACGGCGCCGACAGGCTTCGACGAGTGAGCCGCGACAGTACAATTGGGCCATTTCGGCGAGTTTGGAATCTTTTTTTGTTGCTTGAAAAAAATCACATTGTAGATCGCATGGGCGCGCCATAATCAACCTCCTCCCGCCAATCACATATTCTTGCATGAATCATCATCTGCAATCGCAGCAGTAATCTATCTTAGCAATAAATGTTCCGTTTTTTGATTTACAACTGCTCCGGGGTAAAAGGGACGACCTGGTCGATGGTAGCACTGTCGGTCAGGAGCATAACCAGCCGGTCAACGCCGAGGGCAATGCCGGCCGAGGGGGGCATCGTTTGCATCGCGCCCAGAAATTTTTCCGGAATTTGCCAGGGATCTTTTCCCAGCGCGCGGCGGTGCGCTTCGTCGCGTTCAAAACGGGTGCGTTGTTCGCCAGGGTCGGTCAGTTCAGAGAAGGCGTTAGCCAGCTCCAGCCCGCCAAGGTAGAGCTCAAAACGTTCCGCGACCAGCGGGTTGGCTGGACTTTTACGTGCCAGTGCCGCCAGTGGCGCGGGATATTCCGTCAGGAAGATCGGTGCTGGACCGAGTTGGGGCTCGATCTGCTCGGTCAACAGCTCATCGAAGCGATCTGTCGCCAAGGCGGTCGCGACCGAAATCCTGGTGTGCCGCGCAAACGCCTCTGCGATGGTCATGCGCGGCCACGGCGGGCTCAAGTCGATCTTCTGCCCCTGATAGGTAAAACTTTGTGCCGGGATCAATGCCCCCAAAAGTTCTTCGCATTCGGTCATCAGGCGGTGATAATCAACCCCGGCGCGATACCATTCAAGCAAGGTGAATTCCGGCAGATGGCGGGCGCCCCGCTCCCCGTCGCGCCAGACGTGACAGAGCTGGAAAAGGCGCTTGTGACCTGCCGCCAGGAGCCGTTTCATGCACAGTTCCGGTGAGGTTTGTAACCACTGCTCACCGCTGGCAATGGCGTCGATGTGCAGTTCCGGGGCATTGGCGGGAATCCGCTGCGGCGTGTCTACTTCGAGAAAATCACGTTCAATGAAGAAAGCCCGGATCGACTGGATGATCCGGGCTCGCTGTTCCAGCTGGCGCTGTTTACGGGCCAATGCCCAGTTTGGTTCTGTCATACGCACACCCTGGTTGGTCTCTTTTCTCCGCCGGGCTTCCGCTGAAGTTTTATTCCTTGACGCGGGTGACGTAGTCGCCGGTCCTGGTGTCAATCTGAATCAGGGTGCCTTGTTCGACAAAGGATGGAACCTGCAGGGTGTAGCCGGTTTCGACGGTTGCCGGTTTGTTGTTGCCGGCGGCGGTATCTCCCTTGACCCAGGGGTCTGACTCGGTGACACGGAGGGTGACGAAGTTTGGCAAGGTAATGCCGATGCCGCGCTCCCCGTGCATCAGGATCTCGACTTCCATGTTGTCGACCAGAAAATATTTATCATCCCCCAGGACGTCCGCGGTCAGAACGATCTGCTCGTAATTCTTCTGATCCATGAAAACGTAGCCGGTTTCATCCTGATACAGGAACTGCATGTCGCGTTCATCCAGGCTGGCCGGTTCAAACGATTCACCGGAGCGGTAGGTGCGGTCAAAAAGCGACCCGGTAATCATGTTGCGTAGTTTGCATTTGTAGAGGGCCTGCCCCTTGCCCGGCTTGGTGAAATCAAACTGAACGACGACGTGCGGCTCCCCGTCGATCATCACTTTCAGACCTTTTTTCAGGTCGGCGCATGAGTACATTAAATTCTCCTTTAGCGGTTATGTGAAAGACGCATGAATTATTACTGAGGGACCGCATTTAAGCATAAAAGCGCTTCTTCTGTCATGGAAAATATAAGAGACCGATTGCTTTGCTGTCAGGCGTTGTGCTACATTCGCGCGCAAATTTACCAATCAGCCCACCAAGGAGAAATGATATGATTACAACGGCCGATTTTAAGCGTGGTCTGGTAATCCAGATCGAGGGGGCCCCTTGTCTAATCCTCGATATCCATCAACAGTCACCCTCCGCCCGAGGCGGGAATACGCTGGTTAAAACCAAATATCGCAACCTGCTGACCGGTCAGGTCCTTGAACGGGCATTCAAGTCCGGAGACAAGCTGGACGAGGCTGACTTTGAAAAACGCAAAGGCCAGTTTCTCTATGCCGAGGCCGATGGAGGGGTTTTTATGGATCTTGAGAATTATGAGCAGTACGAGGTCGGGGCAGAGATGTTCGCCCCGGTCAAGGGGTATCTGCGCGATGGCACCGATCTGATGCTCGGTGTTTTTGAGGGTCGGGTGGTCAGTGTTGAGCCGCCGATGATCGTTGAGTTGATGGTGACAGAAACCGCTCCGGCGATCAAAAATGCCACCGCCCAGGCACAAACCAAGGAAGCGATTCTTGAAACCGGGATGACGCTCCAGGTCCCCGGTTATCTCGAAACGGGGGAGACCATCAAGGTTGACACGCGCGAGGGGCGGTTTGTCTCACGCGCCTGAAGGGTTATTCCTTGGCACGATGGGTGGTTTTAAAGCGTTTAATCCAGCTCTGTAATTCTGCTTCTTCCTGGGCGAGTTCAAAAGCATTGATCAGGCCGCGGTGCAGCGAAACCGCCACCGCCCGATTGCGCAGGTTAAGGGCGTCACCGGCTTTTTCAGTGATGAACTGTTCCTGGTCGATGCCAAGTTTGATGTAGAGATTGTTCAGGCGGCTCTGTACTCCGCGGCGCGAGAGATAGCGGCGTTGGGCGATAAGATTGTCCGTCAACCCGAGAGAGATATCGATCAAGGCCTCATATTCGATATCGGAGAGTGCCGTCTGGGAGTGCCCGGTGCGCCCCTGAATCTTGCGGACTTCGGGGTCAATCCAGCACTGCTCGTCGAGCAGGACGGTGCGCACCGCATTTTCGATGCGCTCTTTGTCGCTCGATTTGAGCACATAGCCGTAAACGGTTTCCGGCGGCACACTCTTCGCCAGCGCGCGCACGTACATCTCATCCTTGAACTGACTCCAGAAAATTATCCGTGCCGCCGGGCGTTTTTCCCAGAGGGCGTGGGCAAAATCGATACCGTTAAGCTCCGGCATCTGGATATCGCTGATCACCAGCGGGACCTCGTGCGCCAGCGCCAACTCCAGTGCCACCGCGCCGTTAGAAGCGTGTTCAACCCGGGGTGGTGTCGGCCAGCGCTTGAGTAGACGTTCCAGAAATTCGAGATCTTTGGGATTGTCTTCGGCGATGACGATATTAATCAGCGACATGGGGTTCTCCTGCGGGGAAGGCTTGCGGTACCAGCAGCTCAAAGCGGCTGCCGCTGCTGAAACGCGCGTGGCTCCAGTGGACTGTTGCACCGATGTTGTACGCACGCTCGCAAATATTGAACAATCCGCGTCCGCCACTGAGCAGTGCCTGGTCGTAATCAAAACCGGCGCCGTTGTCCTCAACGGCCAGGAGCAGGGCGTCTCCGCGTTTTGCAAGATGAACTTCGTAGCGGGAAGCACGGGCATGCTTGATCACGTTATGAATCGCCTCGACGGCAATGCGGTAAATGGCCAATTGGGACGTCTTTGACAAGTTGGGACGGGCAGTTTCGTCGCTGATGTAGAGGTGATACTCCGGCAACCCGTCTTTTTCGAGATGGCGTTCGAGGTGCGATTGCAACGCCGCGCCGAGACCGAGGATATCGAGCGTTTGCGGGTGAAGGTTGTCCATCACTTCACGCAGGTTGCCGATGGCCTTGATCAGATCCTTTTCCAGACGTGAGCGCTCTTCCGCCAACGTCGCCCCGTCGTGCAGTTCCTGAATGCCGCGTAGCACACCGCTGAGGTCAGACAGGGTCTGATCGTGGATGTCCATAGCCAGACGGCGGCGTTCGTCTTCCGCACCCTCCAGCAGCTTTTCGGTGCTGACAACGCGGATCAGCTTGTCTGTCATCAGATTGATTGAGAGTGCCAACTGGTCAAGTTCGTCATTGATTTGTTGCGGAGCCGGGGGCGGGGTGAGGTTCCCTGCCGCGATATTGGTCGCGCTGGTGGTGAGAGCTTCGATACGGCGTAAAATACGCCGGATAAAGACAATCGAGCTGAAAATGCCGAGCAGAATGACTCCGCCAACGACAATAATCGACAGAAACGCACTGCGGTCGACCATTTCTTCAATATCATCGTTATGAACATCCTGGATCTTTGAACGTTTTTCCTGTAACCGTGCGGAAAGCTCAGCCAGCATCGGGAACAGGGCGGAATAGGCATTGCGAAAATGTTCGCTGTTAAATCCTGCGCCGGGGTTCAGTTGTTCACGCGCCTGGTTGATTATCTGGTGATCTGCGGCGGTCAGGAAGGATGTCGTACTGAGCCGGTTGAGTGCCGAGGCAAGGTGGGTGTAGAGACTCGCCATCTCTTCCAGACGACTGATATCAGGGAGCGTCTGGGAGCTGAAACGGGTCATTAGTGCGTGAATGCGCTGCATGGCCATATCGGCCTCGGTCAAGGCGATGAACGAGGTGCGTAAATCTTTGGCTTCCTGGCGCTTGACGGAGAGGTTCCAGTAGGAATACTGAAGAAAACCGAGTAACAACGACAGCAACAGTAAAACCAGCGCTGGCGTCAGCATGATTTGTTGTTTGAGATTCAGACGCATGGCTTCATAGTTAACACAGCTGCTTATAAAATGCACTGTGTTTCAGCACACTTGATCCCTCTTTTGCGTGAAAGGAAAGGACCATGAACAGCGATGTCAGTCCGCCAACCGATGAACCGATTCTGCCACGCCTGCTCGCCAGCAATGCTTTGCGAGCCAATCTGGAAAAGCATATGACGCTCAACAAAATGGCCGACGCTAAGGCTTCGATGGTGATGACCGCCTCATCGTTGATCATTACGGTTGCGCTGGCACAATTTGAAAATCTGGCGTTGCTCACTATCGTGATCCTGGTCACCGCCGGTCTGATCAGTATTTTGTTTTCGATCCTGGCAATTATTCCCCCCTGGCATGTCACTGACAAGACCAACCTCTTTTATTTTCGTTCATTTGGTGAACTTACCGAGGATGAGTTTGTTGCCGCCTTCAAGGAAACCATTGCCAGCCGGGAACAGTTGTACGATGCCTATCTGCATGAAATTTACTATCTAGGTAAATTTCGGTTGACCCGCAAATACGCCTTGCTGCGCAACGGGATGGTTGTTTTACTGATCGGTCTGTTGTTGGCGGCGATGGCCAGTCTGGGCGGGAAATTGTTCTGAGCGAGCGGTTGACATCCTTAGTAGCGGCAGCTGTTGACGAAAACTTCCGGCGTTCGTTGTGCCGCTGTAACGGCCAAAAACGCGTCGAGAACAATCGCCAGTTTACCGGAACAGGTTGGCTGTTGCTCCGCCTCAAGCCCTTGCGCAACCCCGGCAAAGGCCGTTTCATAGAGCTGCTTCTGAAAAAGATTGGCCAGGATCAGCGGGGGGGCACCGAGCGTTGTGACTAGCGTGGCTGCGCGGCAGTGGTCGGCATTGATCGAACTGACACTGCGACACAGCAGGGGGCGCGAGGGGTGGATAGAGCA is a window encoding:
- the genX gene encoding EF-P lysine aminoacylase GenX; amino-acid sequence: MTEPNWALARKQRQLEQRARIIQSIRAFFIERDFLEVDTPQRIPANAPELHIDAIASGEQWLQTSPELCMKRLLAAGHKRLFQLCHVWRDGERGARHLPEFTLLEWYRAGVDYHRLMTECEELLGALIPAQSFTYQGQKIDLSPPWPRMTIAEAFARHTRISVATALATDRFDELLTEQIEPQLGPAPIFLTEYPAPLAALARKSPANPLVAERFELYLGGLELANAFSELTDPGEQRTRFERDEAHRRALGKDPWQIPEKFLGAMQTMPPSAGIALGVDRLVMLLTDSATIDQVVPFTPEQL
- a CDS encoding HAMP domain-containing protein codes for the protein MRLNLKQQIMLTPALVLLLLSLLLGFLQYSYWNLSVKRQEAKDLRTSFIALTEADMAMQRIHALMTRFSSQTLPDISRLEEMASLYTHLASALNRLSTTSFLTAADHQIINQAREQLNPGAGFNSEHFRNAYSALFPMLAELSARLQEKRSKIQDVHNDDIEEMVDRSAFLSIIVVGGVILLGIFSSIVFIRRILRRIEALTTSATNIAAGNLTPPPAPQQINDELDQLALSINLMTDKLIRVVSTEKLLEGAEDERRRLAMDIHDQTLSDLSGVLRGIQELHDGATLAEERSRLEKDLIKAIGNLREVMDNLHPQTLDILGLGAALQSHLERHLEKDGLPEYHLYISDETARPNLSKTSQLAIYRIAVEAIHNVIKHARASRYEVHLAKRGDALLLAVEDNGAGFDYDQALLSGGRGLFNICERAYNIGATVHWSHARFSSGSRFELLVPQAFPAGEPHVAD
- a CDS encoding response regulator transcription factor encodes the protein MSLINIVIAEDNPKDLEFLERLLKRWPTPPRVEHASNGAVALELALAHEVPLVISDIQMPELNGIDFAHALWEKRPAARIIFWSQFKDEMYVRALAKSVPPETVYGYVLKSSDKERIENAVRTVLLDEQCWIDPEVRKIQGRTGHSQTALSDIEYEALIDISLGLTDNLIAQRRYLSRRGVQSRLNNLYIKLGIDQEQFITEKAGDALNLRNRAVAVSLHRGLINAFELAQEEAELQSWIKRFKTTHRAKE
- the efp gene encoding elongation factor P, with product MYSCADLKKGLKVMIDGEPHVVVQFDFTKPGKGQALYKCKLRNMITGSLFDRTYRSGESFEPASLDERDMQFLYQDETGYVFMDQKNYEQIVLTADVLGDDKYFLVDNMEVEILMHGERGIGITLPNFVTLRVTESDPWVKGDTAAGNNKPATVETGYTLQVPSFVEQGTLIQIDTRTGDYVTRVKE
- the folK gene encoding 2-amino-4-hydroxy-6-hydroxymethyldihydropteridine diphosphokinase, whose product is MITALLGLGSNLGDREAYLVAARADLEAHPRIRLDRSSGLFNTAAVGGPPNQPDYLNAVLLVVTSLPPAVLLACCQELEQRAGRERQIRWGARTLDVDLLCYDALVLNEPDLQLPHPRLHERRFVLEPLCDLVPDWPHPVSGETFASLLNKLPVSGVQRLRTIW
- the fsa gene encoding fructose-6-phosphate aldolase, yielding MKFFIDTAEVDEIRAANELGLVDGVTTNPSLIAKSGRDFYEVIREIATIVSGPISAEVIALDAEGMVAEGRELAKLAPGQIVIKLPMTEAGLKATRIFSAEGVKTNVTLVFSPLQALLAAKAGATYVSPFVGRLDDIGHDGMEGVEQIRALFVNYGYDTEIIVASVRGPQHVLSAGLIGADICTIPYGVIKQLAKHPLTDIGIEKFLADWKKTQE
- a CDS encoding elongation factor P, which encodes MITTADFKRGLVIQIEGAPCLILDIHQQSPSARGGNTLVKTKYRNLLTGQVLERAFKSGDKLDEADFEKRKGQFLYAEADGGVFMDLENYEQYEVGAEMFAPVKGYLRDGTDLMLGVFEGRVVSVEPPMIVELMVTETAPAIKNATAQAQTKEAILETGMTLQVPGYLETGETIKVDTREGRFVSRA